One stretch of Streptomyces sp. NBC_00443 DNA includes these proteins:
- a CDS encoding sugar phosphate isomerase/epimerase family protein: MSPRPHPARDNGKPASPGVPLRFGYGTNGLADLRIDDALALLADLGYDGVGLTLDHMHLDPLAPDLAARTRRLAQLLDTLGLDVTVETGARYVLDPRRKHGPSLLDPDPDDRARRVDLLIRAIRVAADLGAHAVHCFSGITPAGTDPDTAWDRLAEALTPVLDAATTAGVPLAVEPEPGHLLANLADFHRLRGTLGDPDHLGLTLDIGHCQCLEPLSPADCIRAAAPWLRHVQIEDMRRGIHEHLPFGDGEIDFPPVLAALAATGYQGLTVVELPRHSHAGPHFAELSLPFLRSAEAAALRPPLPVPSHGDPSATPEGSTS, translated from the coding sequence ATGAGCCCTCGGCCCCACCCGGCGCGGGACAACGGCAAACCGGCCTCCCCCGGCGTCCCCCTCCGCTTCGGCTACGGCACCAACGGCCTCGCCGACCTCCGCATCGACGACGCTCTCGCGCTGCTCGCCGACCTCGGCTACGACGGCGTCGGCCTGACGCTCGACCACATGCACCTCGACCCGCTTGCCCCGGACCTCGCAGCCCGCACGCGTCGCCTCGCACAGCTGTTGGACACCCTCGGGCTGGACGTCACGGTGGAGACCGGCGCCCGTTATGTACTCGACCCGCGCCGAAAGCACGGCCCCTCCCTGCTGGACCCCGACCCGGACGACCGCGCCCGCCGCGTCGACCTGCTGATCCGCGCCATCCGGGTCGCCGCCGACCTCGGCGCCCACGCCGTCCACTGCTTCAGCGGAATCACGCCCGCAGGCACCGATCCGGACACGGCCTGGGACCGTCTCGCCGAGGCACTCACCCCGGTCCTGGACGCCGCCACCACCGCCGGCGTCCCACTCGCCGTCGAACCCGAACCCGGTCACCTCCTCGCCAACCTTGCCGACTTCCACCGACTCCGTGGCACCCTCGGCGACCCGGACCACCTCGGCCTGACCCTCGACATCGGCCACTGCCAGTGCCTCGAACCCCTCTCTCCCGCCGACTGCATACGTGCCGCCGCCCCCTGGCTCCGGCACGTCCAGATCGAGGACATGCGCCGCGGCATCCATGAACACCTCCCCTTCGGCGACGGCGAGATCGACTTCCCGCCTGTGCTCGCGGCCCTCGCCGCCACCGGTTACCAAGGCCTGACTGTCGTCGAACTGCCCCGCCACTCCCACGCGGGCCCCCACTTCGCCGAACTCTCCCTCCCATTCCTCCGCAGTGCCGAGGCCGCGGCCCTCAGACCTCCTCTCCCTGTCCCCTCGCACGGCGATCCCTCCGCCACCCCTGAAGGGAGCACCTCATGA
- a CDS encoding SCO3242 family prenyltransferase: protein MGVLVCAGRWRRLRRGLLVCAGLLGRLPCGVSSRVSRPRRLGWGLRRGLLVCAGLLGRLPCGVSSRVSQLRRLGWGLRRGLLVCAGLLGRLPCGASGRVSRPRRLGWGLLVCAGLLGRLPCGVSSRVSRPRRLGWGLLVCAGPLRRLPHRASIPASPPGKSPRGPSIRASPLRGAAVSGRRAWAELLRLPALFTVPGDALSGAVAAGGRPNSRTLLAIGSSLCLYEAGMALNDWADRAEDAAERPHRPLPSGRIRPSSAFTAACVLTVAGLGLAARAGRPALAVATPLAATVWAYDLALKHTPAGPVAMAAARGLDHLLGAATTGRPREALPSAALLGTHTLAVTTVSRRETQGGTSLPPLAALAATAALTGLVARGTRGTKRSGSTGVGERAATGPAGGPGTGIGASAGTSAGTGRRTLAPTRAGLTLDAALRTALATAYAATAGRPYTHAALNPSPPLTQRAVGGGIRATIPLQAALAARAGSGLTALAIAALAPIGRKYAKKVSVT from the coding sequence GTGGGGGTGTTGGTGTGCGCGGGTCGGTGGAGACGGTTGCGGCGGGGGTTGCTGGTGTGCGCGGGCCTGCTGGGGAGGCTGCCGTGCGGGGTGTCGAGCCGGGTGAGCCGGCCGCGGAGGCTGGGGTGGGGGTTGCGGCGGGGGTTGCTGGTGTGCGCGGGCCTGCTGGGGAGGCTGCCGTGCGGGGTGTCGAGCCGGGTGAGCCAGCTGCGGAGGCTGGGGTGGGGGTTGCGGCGGGGGTTGCTGGTGTGCGCGGGCCTGCTGGGGAGGCTGCCGTGCGGGGCGTCGGGCCGGGTGAGCCGGCCGCGGAGGCTGGGGTGGGGGTTGCTGGTGTGCGCGGGCCTGCTGGGGAGGCTGCCGTGCGGGGTGTCGAGCCGGGTGAGCCGGCCGCGGAGGCTGGGGTGGGGGTTGCTGGTGTGCGCGGGCCCGCTGAGGAGGCTGCCCCACAGGGCGTCGATCCCCGCGAGTCCGCCAGGGAAGTCGCCGCGCGGGCCGTCGATCCGGGCGAGCCCGCTCCGGGGAGCGGCCGTGAGCGGTAGACGCGCCTGGGCCGAACTGCTGCGGCTCCCCGCCCTGTTCACTGTCCCCGGCGACGCCCTGAGCGGCGCCGTCGCCGCCGGGGGCCGGCCCAACTCCCGCACCTTGCTTGCCATCGGCTCCTCCCTCTGTCTCTACGAGGCCGGCATGGCCCTCAACGACTGGGCGGACCGCGCCGAGGACGCCGCCGAACGCCCCCACCGCCCGCTGCCCTCCGGCCGCATCCGACCGTCCTCCGCTTTCACCGCGGCATGCGTCCTGACCGTCGCCGGCCTCGGCCTGGCCGCGAGAGCCGGCCGCCCCGCCCTGGCGGTGGCCACTCCTCTGGCCGCCACCGTCTGGGCGTACGACCTCGCCCTGAAGCACACGCCCGCCGGCCCCGTGGCCATGGCCGCCGCTCGTGGCCTCGACCATCTCCTGGGCGCCGCCACCACCGGCCGACCCAGGGAGGCACTGCCCTCCGCCGCCCTCCTTGGCACCCACACCCTCGCCGTGACGACGGTCTCCCGCCGGGAGACCCAGGGCGGCACATCCCTGCCACCCCTGGCCGCCCTCGCCGCGACGGCCGCCCTCACTGGGCTCGTGGCACGTGGCACGCGCGGCACGAAGCGATCCGGGTCGACGGGGGTCGGCGAAAGGGCCGCCACCGGCCCCGCCGGTGGCCCTGGCACCGGCATCGGCGCCAGCGCTGGCACCAGTGCCGGCACCGGACGCCGGACGCTCGCGCCCACCAGGGCCGGCCTCACGCTCGACGCGGCCCTGCGCACCGCCCTGGCCACCGCCTACGCCGCCACCGCCGGCCGCCCCTACACCCACGCCGCGCTCAACCCCTCCCCGCCCCTGACCCAGCGAGCCGTCGGCGGCGGCATCCGCGCCACCATTCCGCTCCAGGCGGCGCTCGCGGCCCGCGCCGGATCCGGGCTCACCGCCCTGGCCATCGCCGCGCTCGCCCCGATCGGACGGAAGTACGCGAAGAAGGTGAGCGTCACATGA
- a CDS encoding ThuA domain-containing protein — protein MHRTRLRSTRAQRPRLRTAVALFTGLLLAVGAPATVAGAHPGHPEHDEPAAEGQFQQVPLAKGEPEMGEPMSLAVLPDRSVLHTSRDGTLRLTDQGGVTKVAGKLDVYSHDEEGLQGVGIDPDFKNNRAIYLYYAPPLDTPAGDGPETGTAEEFKKFDGVNRLSRFVLNANGTLNTASEKKVIDVAASRGTCCHVGGDIDFDAAGNLYLSTGDDTNPFASDGYTPIDDREGRNPAFDARRSSGNTNDLRGKLLRIKVAEDGSYTVPEGNLFAPGTEKTRPEIYAMGFRNPFRMSVDDKTGIVYVGDYGPDAGAASPTRGPAGQVEFAKVTKAANFGWPFCTGNNDAYLDYDFATGTSGEKFDCAAPKNTSPYNTGLTDLPPAQAAWIPYDGGSVPEFGSGSESPMAGPVYRYDPDLDSKVKFPEAYDGDFFAGEFGRRWIKRIEQNEDGSVAKINDFPWTGTQIMDMEFGPDGALYVLDYGISWFQGDEHSALYRIENAEDGFSPIAEVSADKTSGAAGLKVKFTASAKDADSPDLTYSWDFGDGTKGEGLTPTHQYKKVGTYTATFTAKDSEGNTGNASARIVVGNTEPKVRIDIPGNGALAEFGKPVPFKVTVTDPEETIDCSKVKVAYSLGHDSHAHELTSEMGCEGTLTPPAGDGGHDPNANIYGVVGAGYTDGGANGQEALTGTARTVLQPLHRQGEHFSTQSGVSVVDKTGANGGKTVGDINDGDWISFAPYRFDGQKKMTVRASSGGAGGFIELRTGSPDGPLHGSAYIPPTGGWETFQNVDVPLRSLPKKTTEIYLVFKGGEGALYDVDDFEFSKQPFKGGKKVLVFSKTAGFRHDSIPAGIAALKELGAPAGITVDATEEARQFTTTNLAKYDAVAFLSTTGDVLDAEQQKAFENYVAGGGGYLGIHAAADTEYDWAFYGGLVGAYFDSHPAIQKATVRVEDHDHPSTAHLGDAWERTDEWYNYRTNPREQAKVLATLDETTYQGGNMKGDHPIAWCQSYGGGRSFYTGGGHTKESYAEEAFRAHLLGGLQYATGQVKADCKPSKDYRKIFNGQTLEGWKQAGPGKFNVKDGTLESEGGMGLLWYQAKELKSYSLKLDWKMQGDDNSGIFVGFPASDDPWSAVNKGYEIQIDATDAPERTTGSVYSFKSANIKARDQVLRPPGQWNSYEIKVQGERLQVFLNGVKINDFTNKDPERSLTDGHIGLQNHGADDQVSFRNIQLKELPTTGG, from the coding sequence GTGCACAGAACCAGACTCCGCAGCACCCGCGCCCAGCGCCCCAGACTTCGCACCGCGGTCGCCCTGTTCACCGGCCTGCTCCTGGCCGTGGGCGCCCCGGCGACCGTCGCCGGCGCCCACCCCGGCCACCCGGAACACGACGAACCGGCGGCCGAGGGGCAGTTCCAGCAGGTGCCGCTCGCCAAGGGCGAACCCGAGATGGGTGAGCCGATGTCGCTCGCCGTGCTCCCGGACCGCAGCGTGCTGCACACCTCGCGCGACGGCACACTGCGCCTCACCGACCAGGGCGGCGTCACCAAGGTCGCCGGCAAGCTCGACGTCTACAGCCACGACGAAGAGGGCCTCCAGGGCGTCGGCATCGACCCGGACTTCAAGAACAACCGGGCCATCTACCTCTACTACGCCCCGCCGCTCGACACCCCCGCGGGCGACGGCCCGGAGACCGGCACCGCCGAGGAGTTCAAGAAGTTCGACGGCGTCAACCGCCTCTCCCGCTTCGTCCTGAACGCCAACGGCACGCTGAACACGGCCAGCGAGAAGAAGGTCATCGACGTCGCGGCCTCCCGCGGCACCTGCTGCCACGTCGGCGGCGACATCGACTTCGACGCGGCCGGCAACCTGTACCTGTCGACCGGCGACGACACCAACCCCTTCGCCTCCGACGGTTACACGCCGATCGACGACCGCGAGGGCCGCAACCCCGCCTTCGACGCCCGCCGCAGCTCCGGCAACACCAACGACCTGCGCGGCAAGCTCCTGCGTATCAAGGTCGCCGAGGACGGCTCGTACACCGTCCCGGAGGGCAACCTCTTCGCCCCGGGCACCGAGAAGACCCGCCCCGAGATCTACGCGATGGGCTTCCGCAACCCGTTCCGGATGAGCGTCGACGACAAGACCGGCATCGTGTACGTCGGCGACTACGGCCCGGACGCGGGCGCCGCCAGCCCCACCAGGGGCCCGGCCGGACAGGTCGAGTTCGCCAAGGTCACCAAGGCCGCCAACTTCGGCTGGCCGTTCTGCACGGGGAACAACGACGCCTACCTCGACTACGACTTCGCCACCGGCACCTCCGGCGAGAAGTTCGACTGCGCCGCCCCGAAGAACACCTCGCCGTACAACACGGGCCTCACCGACCTGCCACCCGCGCAGGCCGCGTGGATCCCGTACGACGGCGGCTCCGTGCCCGAGTTCGGCAGCGGCTCCGAGTCCCCGATGGCGGGCCCGGTCTACCGTTACGACCCCGATCTCGACTCCAAGGTGAAGTTCCCCGAGGCCTACGACGGCGACTTCTTCGCGGGTGAGTTCGGCCGCCGCTGGATCAAGCGGATCGAGCAGAACGAGGACGGCTCCGTCGCGAAGATCAACGACTTCCCGTGGACCGGCACCCAGATCATGGACATGGAGTTCGGCCCCGACGGCGCGCTCTACGTCCTCGACTACGGCATCTCCTGGTTCCAGGGTGACGAGCACTCCGCGCTGTACCGGATCGAGAACGCCGAGGACGGCTTCTCGCCGATCGCCGAGGTGAGCGCCGACAAGACGTCCGGAGCGGCCGGCCTGAAGGTCAAGTTCACCGCCTCCGCCAAGGACGCCGACTCCCCGGACCTCACCTACAGCTGGGACTTCGGCGACGGCACGAAGGGCGAGGGTCTCACCCCCACCCACCAGTACAAGAAGGTCGGCACCTACACCGCCACCTTCACCGCCAAGGACTCCGAGGGCAACACCGGCAACGCCAGCGCCCGGATCGTGGTCGGCAACACCGAACCCAAGGTGAGGATCGACATCCCGGGCAACGGCGCCCTGGCCGAGTTCGGCAAGCCCGTGCCCTTCAAGGTGACCGTCACCGACCCCGAGGAGACCATCGACTGCTCCAAGGTCAAGGTCGCCTACAGCCTCGGCCACGACTCCCACGCCCACGAGCTGACCAGCGAGATGGGCTGCGAGGGCACCCTGACGCCGCCTGCCGGCGACGGTGGCCACGACCCCAACGCCAACATCTACGGCGTCGTCGGCGCCGGCTACACCGACGGCGGGGCGAACGGCCAGGAGGCCCTGACCGGCACCGCTCGCACCGTCCTGCAGCCGCTGCACCGCCAGGGCGAGCACTTCAGCACCCAGTCGGGCGTGTCGGTCGTCGACAAGACCGGCGCCAACGGCGGCAAGACCGTCGGCGACATCAACGACGGCGACTGGATCTCCTTCGCCCCCTACCGGTTCGACGGGCAGAAGAAGATGACCGTGCGGGCCTCCTCCGGCGGCGCGGGCGGCTTCATCGAACTGCGCACCGGCTCGCCCGACGGACCGCTGCACGGCTCGGCCTACATCCCGCCGACCGGCGGCTGGGAGACCTTCCAGAACGTCGACGTACCGCTGCGGTCCCTGCCCAAGAAGACCACGGAGATCTACCTGGTCTTCAAGGGCGGCGAGGGCGCGCTGTACGACGTGGACGACTTCGAGTTCTCCAAGCAGCCGTTCAAGGGCGGCAAGAAGGTCCTGGTCTTCTCCAAGACAGCCGGCTTCCGGCACGACTCCATCCCGGCCGGCATCGCCGCCCTGAAGGAACTCGGCGCCCCGGCCGGCATCACGGTCGACGCGACCGAGGAGGCCCGGCAGTTCACCACCACCAACCTCGCCAAGTACGACGCGGTGGCCTTCCTGTCCACCACGGGTGATGTCCTCGACGCCGAGCAGCAGAAGGCGTTCGAGAACTACGTGGCGGGCGGCGGCGGTTACCTGGGCATCCACGCCGCCGCCGACACCGAGTACGACTGGGCGTTCTACGGCGGCCTCGTCGGCGCCTACTTCGACTCGCACCCGGCCATCCAGAAGGCCACCGTCCGCGTCGAGGACCACGACCACCCGTCGACCGCGCACCTGGGCGACGCCTGGGAGCGCACCGACGAGTGGTACAACTACCGCACCAACCCGCGTGAGCAGGCCAAGGTCCTCGCCACCCTGGACGAGACCACCTACCAGGGCGGGAACATGAAGGGCGACCACCCGATCGCCTGGTGCCAGAGCTACGGCGGCGGCCGGTCCTTCTACACCGGCGGCGGCCACACCAAGGAGTCCTACGCCGAGGAGGCCTTCCGGGCCCACCTGCTCGGCGGTCTGCAGTACGCCACCGGCCAGGTCAAGGCGGACTGCAAGCCGAGCAAGGACTACCGGAAGATCTTCAACGGCCAGACCCTGGAAGGCTGGAAGCAGGCCGGCCCCGGCAAGTTCAACGTCAAGGACGGCACGCTGGAGTCCGAGGGCGGCATGGGTCTGCTCTGGTACCAGGCCAAGGAGCTGAAGTCGTACTCCCTCAAGCTCGACTGGAAGATGCAGGGCGACGACAACTCCGGGATCTTCGTGGGCTTCCCGGCCTCCGACGACCCCTGGTCCGCGGTGAACAAGGGCTACGAGATCCAGATCGACGCCACGGACGCGCCCGAGCGCACGACGGGCTCCGTCTACTCGTTCAAGTCGGCGAACATCAAGGCCCGTGACCAGGTTCTGCGTCCGCCCGGCCAGTGGAACTCCTACGAGATCAAGGTCCAGGGCGAACGCCTCCAGGTGTTCCTCAACGGAGTCAAGATCAACGACTTCACCAACAAGGACCCTGAGCGGAGCCTGACCGACGGTCACATCGGCCTCCAGAACCACGGCGCCGACGACCAGGTCTCCTTCCGCAACATCCAGTTGAAGGAACTGCCCACCACGGGCGGCTGA
- a CDS encoding sugar phosphate isomerase/epimerase family protein: protein MPRTFTLFTGQWADLPLEEVCRLARDFGYDGLELACWGDHFEVDKALADSSYIDSRKELLDKYGLKCWAISNHLVGQAVCDAIIDERHQAIVPAEVWGDGDPEGVRRRAAARMKDTARAAAAFGVDTVIGFTGSAIWHLVAMFPPAPESMIERGYEDFATRWNPILDVFDEEGVRFAHEVHPSEIAYDYWTTWRALEAVGGRPAFGLNFDPSHFVWQDLDPVGFLWDFRDRIYHVDCKEARKRLDGRNGRLGSHLPWGDPRRGWDFVSAGHGDVPWEDVFRMLRSIDYKGPISVEWEDAGMDRLQGAPEALTRLKAYDFEPPSASFDAAFNN from the coding sequence ATGCCGCGTACGTTCACGCTGTTCACCGGCCAGTGGGCCGACCTGCCGCTGGAGGAGGTCTGCCGGCTCGCCCGCGACTTCGGCTACGACGGACTCGAACTCGCCTGCTGGGGCGACCACTTCGAGGTCGACAAGGCCCTCGCGGACTCGTCGTACATCGACTCCAGGAAGGAACTGCTCGACAAGTACGGCCTCAAGTGCTGGGCGATCTCCAACCACCTGGTCGGCCAGGCCGTCTGCGACGCCATCATCGACGAACGCCACCAGGCCATTGTTCCGGCCGAGGTGTGGGGCGACGGGGACCCGGAGGGGGTCCGCCGGCGCGCCGCCGCCCGTATGAAGGACACCGCGCGTGCCGCGGCCGCCTTCGGCGTCGACACGGTGATCGGCTTCACCGGCTCCGCGATCTGGCACCTGGTCGCCATGTTCCCGCCCGCGCCCGAGTCGATGATCGAACGCGGCTACGAGGACTTCGCGACGCGCTGGAACCCCATCCTGGACGTCTTCGACGAGGAGGGCGTGCGGTTCGCGCACGAGGTCCATCCCAGCGAGATCGCCTACGACTACTGGACCACCTGGCGGGCTCTGGAGGCGGTGGGGGGCCGCCCCGCCTTCGGCCTGAACTTCGACCCGTCGCACTTCGTGTGGCAGGACCTCGACCCCGTCGGCTTCCTCTGGGACTTCCGCGACCGCATCTACCACGTCGACTGCAAGGAGGCCCGCAAGCGCCTCGACGGCCGCAACGGCCGCCTCGGCTCCCACCTGCCGTGGGGCGACCCGCGCCGCGGCTGGGACTTCGTGTCGGCCGGACACGGCGACGTCCCCTGGGAGGACGTCTTCCGGATGCTGCGCTCCATCGACTACAAAGGCCCGATCTCCGTCGAGTGGGAGGACGCCGGCATGGACCGGCTCCAGGGCGCCCCCGAGGCGCTGACCCGTCTCAAGGCGTACGACTTCGAGCCGCCCAGCGCGTCCTTCGACGCCGCGTTCAACAACTGA
- a CDS encoding Gfo/Idh/MocA family protein: protein MGQPQQQSEGTEAGKPPLRVGMVGYAFMGAAHSQGWRTAGRVFDLPLNPVQAVICGRDAAAARAAADRHGWASVETDWRALVERDDVDLVDICTPGDSHAEIALAALAAGKHVLCEKPLANTVEEATSMARAAEEAFERGQVAMVGFNYRRLPATALARSMVAEGRLGPLRHVRVTYLQDWLVDPEFPLTWRLRKELAGSGALGDLGAHIIDLAQYLAGERLTGVSALTETFVRERPLPGGATSGLSAVSANGSGQVTVDDAALFTGRLPSGALASFEATRYATGRKNSLRIELNGELGSIAFDLERLNELSYHDGREPGAHAGFRRILVTEPDHPYLDAWWPPGHGLGYEHTFVHQARDLVHAVAEGRRPEPSFADGLQVQRVLAAVEESAEKNAVYTPIAV, encoded by the coding sequence ATGGGACAGCCGCAGCAGCAGTCAGAAGGGACCGAGGCAGGTAAGCCACCCTTGCGCGTCGGAATGGTCGGCTACGCCTTCATGGGCGCCGCACACTCCCAGGGCTGGCGCACCGCGGGCCGTGTCTTCGACCTGCCGCTGAACCCGGTGCAGGCCGTGATCTGCGGCCGGGACGCGGCCGCCGCGCGGGCGGCGGCCGACCGGCACGGCTGGGCGTCCGTCGAGACCGACTGGCGTGCCCTCGTCGAACGGGACGACGTCGACCTCGTCGACATCTGCACCCCGGGCGACAGCCACGCCGAGATCGCCCTCGCGGCCCTGGCCGCCGGCAAGCACGTCCTGTGCGAGAAGCCCCTCGCCAACACGGTCGAGGAAGCCACGTCCATGGCGCGCGCGGCCGAAGAGGCGTTCGAGCGTGGCCAGGTGGCGATGGTCGGCTTCAACTACCGGCGGCTGCCGGCCACCGCCCTGGCGCGCAGCATGGTCGCCGAGGGCCGCCTGGGCCCGCTGCGGCACGTGCGCGTGACGTACCTCCAGGACTGGCTGGTCGACCCCGAATTCCCGCTGACCTGGCGGCTGCGCAAGGAACTCGCCGGCTCGGGCGCGCTCGGCGACCTGGGCGCCCACATCATCGACCTCGCGCAGTATTTGGCGGGGGAGCGGCTGACCGGGGTGTCGGCCCTGACGGAGACCTTCGTACGGGAGCGCCCGCTGCCCGGCGGTGCCACGAGCGGCCTGTCCGCCGTCTCCGCCAACGGGTCCGGCCAGGTCACCGTCGACGACGCCGCCCTGTTCACCGGCCGCCTCCCCTCGGGCGCCCTCGCTTCCTTCGAGGCCACCCGCTACGCCACCGGCCGCAAGAACTCCCTGCGCATCGAACTCAACGGCGAGCTCGGCTCGATCGCCTTCGACCTGGAGCGGCTCAACGAGCTCTCCTACCACGACGGCAGGGAACCGGGCGCGCACGCGGGCTTCCGCCGCATCCTCGTCACCGAACCCGACCACCCCTACCTGGACGCCTGGTGGCCCCCGGGCCACGGCCTCGGCTACGAGCACACCTTCGTCCACCAGGCCCGCGACCTGGTCCACGCCGTCGCCGAGGGCCGCCGGCCCGAACCCTCCTTCGCCGACGGGTTGCAGGTGCAGCGCGTACTGGCGGCGGTGGAGGAGAGCGCCGAGAAGAACGCCGTCTACACCCCGATAGCGGTCTGA
- a CDS encoding substrate-binding domain-containing protein, with amino-acid sequence MPELTSRRGLLFGSAAVGAGALLAGCTSNESKDEPAANDQPAADDKPGKQVTIGFAGPQADHGWLNAINDNAKSRAKKYSDVTLEITEGSNDTAAQIGQIETLINKKVDVLVVLPADGKALTQVGLKAMRADIPVINLDRIFNTPQAYRCWIGGDNYGMGLNAGHYIGEKLKGKSGAKVIELAGLDNLELTKQRTQGFDDALKNYPNIEKVARQAAEFTVESGQAKMAQLLQAQSKFDALWNHDDDQGVGALRAIEQAGRDDFLMVGGAGALSAFQAIKQDDGVLKATVLYPPTMAASAIDLARALGQSKGVSGMAEFEIPASITLYSAVVDKANVDRYMPTGFK; translated from the coding sequence ATGCCAGAGCTCACCAGTCGCAGAGGGCTGTTGTTCGGATCCGCCGCCGTAGGAGCCGGTGCCCTCCTCGCGGGTTGCACGAGCAACGAGTCCAAGGACGAGCCGGCCGCCAACGACCAGCCGGCCGCCGACGACAAGCCCGGCAAGCAGGTCACCATCGGCTTCGCCGGACCGCAGGCCGACCACGGCTGGCTCAACGCCATCAACGACAACGCCAAGAGCCGGGCGAAGAAGTACTCCGACGTCACCCTGGAGATCACCGAGGGCTCCAACGACACCGCCGCCCAGATCGGCCAGATCGAGACGCTGATCAACAAGAAGGTCGACGTGCTGGTGGTGCTGCCCGCCGACGGCAAGGCGCTCACCCAGGTCGGCCTGAAGGCGATGCGGGCCGACATCCCGGTCATCAACCTCGACCGGATCTTCAACACCCCGCAGGCGTACCGCTGCTGGATCGGCGGCGACAACTACGGCATGGGCCTCAACGCCGGCCACTACATCGGCGAGAAGCTCAAGGGGAAGTCCGGCGCCAAGGTCATCGAACTCGCCGGGCTCGACAACCTGGAACTCACCAAACAGCGCACCCAGGGCTTCGACGACGCGCTGAAGAACTACCCGAACATCGAGAAGGTGGCCCGCCAGGCCGCCGAGTTCACGGTCGAGTCCGGACAGGCCAAGATGGCCCAGCTCCTGCAGGCCCAGTCGAAGTTCGACGCGCTGTGGAACCACGACGACGACCAGGGCGTGGGCGCGCTGCGGGCCATCGAGCAGGCCGGGCGCGACGACTTCCTGATGGTCGGCGGCGCCGGTGCCCTGTCCGCCTTCCAGGCGATCAAGCAGGACGACGGCGTCCTCAAGGCCACCGTCCTGTATCCGCCGACCATGGCCGCGTCCGCCATCGACCTGGCCCGCGCGCTCGGCCAGAGCAAGGGCGTGAGCGGCATGGCCGAGTTCGAGATCCCGGCCTCGATCACGCTCTACTCGGCGGTCGTCGACAAGGCCAACGTCGACCGTTACATGCCCACCGGCTTCAAGTGA
- a CDS encoding ABC transporter permease, with the protein MTQHASPPRDSTGKVQSAGAPPAWRGLMARADVRTLSLLGVLAALIVIGGITKPDEFLDTRNLQLVLTQASVIGVVTVGMTFVIISGGIDLSVGAIVALASVWATTVATQEYGFAGILFTAVIVGVGCGLVNGMLIAYGAMVPFIATLAMLASARGLALQITDGKTQIVTIPSVLDLGERDAYVLGIPPLVMVFAVVTVIGWLVLNRTTFGRRSVAVGGNAEAARLAGIDVRRQRLYLYLLSGLCCGIAAFLLIILSGSGQNTNGNLYELDAIAAAIIGGTLLTGGRGTIVGSVLGVLIFTTITNIFALNNLQSDVQQIAKGAIIVAAVLVQRRTASTT; encoded by the coding sequence ATGACGCAGCACGCCTCACCGCCCCGGGACAGCACCGGCAAGGTGCAGTCGGCCGGAGCACCGCCCGCCTGGCGCGGCCTGATGGCCCGCGCCGACGTGCGCACGCTCTCCCTGCTCGGCGTCCTCGCCGCGCTCATCGTCATCGGCGGCATCACCAAGCCGGACGAGTTCCTGGACACCCGCAACCTCCAACTCGTCCTCACCCAGGCCTCCGTGATCGGCGTCGTCACCGTCGGCATGACCTTCGTCATCATCTCCGGCGGCATCGACCTGTCCGTCGGCGCGATCGTCGCGCTGGCCTCGGTGTGGGCGACGACGGTCGCGACCCAGGAGTACGGCTTCGCCGGCATCCTCTTCACGGCGGTGATCGTCGGCGTGGGGTGCGGGCTGGTCAACGGGATGCTGATCGCGTACGGCGCGATGGTCCCGTTCATCGCCACGCTCGCCATGCTGGCGTCCGCGCGCGGTCTGGCCCTCCAGATCACCGACGGCAAGACGCAGATCGTCACCATTCCCTCGGTCCTCGACCTGGGCGAACGCGACGCATACGTCCTCGGCATCCCGCCGCTGGTCATGGTGTTCGCGGTCGTGACGGTCATCGGCTGGTTGGTCCTGAACCGTACGACCTTCGGGCGGCGCTCGGTCGCCGTCGGCGGCAACGCGGAGGCCGCGCGGCTCGCCGGCATCGACGTCCGGCGCCAGCGGCTCTACCTCTACCTGCTGTCCGGACTGTGCTGCGGCATCGCGGCCTTCCTGCTGATCATCCTGTCCGGCTCCGGTCAGAACACCAACGGAAACCTCTACGAACTCGACGCCATCGCCGCCGCGATCATCGGCGGCACCCTGCTCACGGGAGGCCGCGGCACCATCGTCGGCTCCGTGCTCGGCGTCCTGATCTTCACCACGATCACCAACATCTTCGCCCTGAACAACCTGCAGAGCGACGTCCAGCAGATCGCCAAGGGCGCGATCATCGTCGCCGCCGTGCTGGTCCAGCGCCGTACCGCAAGCACGACCTGA